One Danio aesculapii chromosome 22, fDanAes4.1, whole genome shotgun sequence genomic window carries:
- the LOC130215541 gene encoding uncharacterized protein LOC130215541 — protein MMRRCLLFVLVVQATVVAAGVEQVSKKEGDTVKLSTGVEKDQNKEMLWNFNDTRIALINGNATTTCLYDGKSGIFKDRLDVDYKTGSLIIKNIKPEHAGQYEADYDSNGTSLIFSEFQQKNCSRTAINKSDSDKIIKTFNVTVIATVVAAGVEQVSKKEGDTVKLSTGVEKDQNKEMLWNFNDTRIALINGNATTSCLYDGKSGIFKDRLDVDYESGSLIIKNIKPEHAGQYEADYDSNGTSQIFFEFQQKNCSRTVINKSDSDKIIKTFNVTVIASPPETKEELHSNMTVADSGLSSGAIAGICVVAVVAVVAVVAVVLWVIVHRNMYSLQNKTSMKRACEEDNQQLLNIKESKARSEQKSTAASVFGYCCGRK, from the exons ATGATGAGACGCTGTTTGCTCTTTGTTTTGGTGGTTCAAG CTACGGTGGTTGCTGCTGGTGTAGAGCAGGTGTCCAAGAAAGAGGGAGATACTGTAAAGCTGTCTACTGGTGTTGAAAAAGATCAAAATAAAGAAATGCTGTGGAATTTTAATGACACCCGCATTGCTCTGATCAACGGAAATGCTACAACGACCTGTTTATACGATGGTAAAAGTGGGATATTTAAAGACAGACTGGATGTGGACTATAAGACTGGATCTCTGATCATCAAAAACATCAAACCGGAACATGCTGGACAATATGAAGCAGATTATGACAGTAACGGAACAAGTCTGATCTTCTCTGAATTTCAACAAAAAAACTGTAGCCGCACAGCAATCAATAAAAGTGACTCTGATAAGATCATAAAAACATTCAACGTGACAGTCATTG CTACGGTGGTTGCTGCTGGTGTAGAGCAGGTGTCCAAGAAAGAGGGAGATACTGTAAAGCTGTCTACTGGTGTTGAAAAAGATCAAAATAAAGAAATGCTGTGGAATTTTAATGACACCCGCATTGCTCTGATCAACGGAAATGCTACAACGTCCTGTTTATACGATGGTAAAAGTGGGATATTTAAAGACAGACTGGATGTGGACTATGAGTCTGGATCTCTGATCATCAAAAACATCAAACCGGAACATGCTGGACAATATGAAGCAGATTATGACAGTAACGGAACAAGTCAGATCTTCTTTGAATTTCAACAAAAAAACTGTAGCCGCACAGTAATCAATAAAAGTGACTCTGATAAGATCATAAAAACATTCAACGTGACAGTCATTG CTTCTCCGCCTGAAACCAAGGAGGAGCTACACTCTAACATGA CTGTTGCAGATTCAGGCCTGTCTTCAGGTGCTATAGCAGGAATatgtgttgttgctgttgttgctgttgttgctgttgttgctgttgttttgtgGGTGATAGTGCATCGTAACATGTACTCTCTCCAAAATAAAACCAGTATGAAAAGAG CTTGTGAGGAGGACAACCAGCAGCTTTTGAACATCAAAGAATCAA AAGCAAGAAGTGAACAGAAGAGCACAGCAGCGTCAGTGTTTGGCTACTGTTGTGGACGAAAGTGA
- the LOC130216592 gene encoding transmembrane and immunoglobulin domain-containing protein 1-like, with translation MAHVFVLVCLWHLTGVFGESVSVMEGDSVTLHTGLNKLMGDDLIKWRFGAENTLIIKINVMASRLTIYEDVLDGRFRDRLKVDQTASLTITNIRSEHAGVYQLQTNSRSKSFRISVYTRLPVPVLFNSPQCSSSSSSSVQYCSVLCSVVNVSAVSLSWYKGNSLLSSISVSDLSISLSLPLEVEYQDNNTYSCVINNTISNQTTHLHINTLWQPCKDSGHCCGPTEAVVRLVGSALVGVAIAAFIFHDIRSRKRED, from the exons ATGGCTCACGTGTTTGTATTGGTCTGCTTGTGGCATCTGACTG gtgtgtttggagaGTCTGTGTCAGTGATGGAGGGAGATTCAGTCACATTACACACTGGTTTAAATAAACTGATGGGTGATGATCTGATTAAGTGGAGGTTTGGAGCTGAAAACACTTTAATTATCAAAATCAATGTAATGGCCAGCAGACTCACCATATATGAAGATGTTCTTGATGggagattcagagacagactgaagGTGGATCAAACTGCATCTCTGACCATCACAAACATCAGATCTGAACATGCTGGAGTTTATCAACTACAGACCAACAGCAGGAGCAAGAGTTTCAGAATCTCTGTTTATA CTCGTCTACCTGTTCCTGTCCTCTTCAACTCTCCTCAATGTtcttcctcctcatcttcatcagTGCAGTATTGTTCAGTGTTGTGCTCAGTGGTTAATGTGAGcgctgtgagtctctcctggtacaaaggaaacagtttattgtccagcatcagtgtgtctgatctcagcatcagtctctctctacctctggagGTGGAATATCAGGATAACAACACCTACAGCTGTGTGATCAACAACACCATCAGCAACCAGACCACACATCTGCACATCAACACACTCTGGCAGCCATGCAAAG ACTCTGGTCACTGCTGTGGTCCGACAGAAGCTGTGGTCCGATTGGTCGGCTCTGCTCTTGTGGGCGTGGCTATTGCAGCTTTTATATTTCATGACATCAGATCCAGGAAAAGAGAAGACTAG
- the LOC130216572 gene encoding uncharacterized protein LOC130216572 codes for MSEHSVKMLHVEVLLSLCWWTLVGVFGESVSVMEGDSVTLKSGLTELMDDDLIQWRFVNENTLIAEVDILDTSVTIYDSNERFRDTLKVDNQTASLTITNIRSEHAGVYELKSTGKGTKHFSLTINTRLPVPVLIFNSTQCFSSQYCSVVCSVVNVSAVSLSWYKGNSLLSSISVSDLSNQTTHLDISTLCQSSCSEFKVHCCGSTETIIRLVLSALVGLATVAFLVFDIRSTGGEHKKPIL; via the exons ATGTCAGAGCACTCTGTGAAAATGCTTCATGTTGAAGTTTTGCTCAGCTTGTGTTGGTGGACGCTGGTTG GTGTGTTTGGTGAATCAGTGTCAGTGATGGAGGGAGATTCAGTCACTCTAAAGTCTGGTCTCACTGAACTGATGGATGATGATCTGATTCAGTGGAGGTTTGTCAATGAAAACACTTTAATAGCTGAAGTTGATATACTGGACACCAGCGTCACTATATATGATTCCAATGAGAGATTTAGAGACACACTGAAGGTGGACAATCAAACTGCATCTCTGACTATCACAAACATCAGATCTGAACATGCTGGAGTTTATGAACTAAAAAGTACAGGAAAAGGGACCAAACATTTTAGTCTCACAATCAACA CTCGTCTGCCTGTTCCTGTCCTCATCTTCAACTCTACTCAATGTTTTTCATCCCAGTATTGTTCAGTGGTGTGTTCAGTGGTGAATGTGAGCGCTGTaagtctctcctggtacaaaggaaacagtttattgtccagcatcagtgtgtctgatctcagcaACCAGACCACACATCTGGACATCAGCACACTCTGTCAGTCATCATGTTCAG agTTTAAAGTCCACTGTTGTGGTTCTACTGAAACTATAATCCGACTGGTCCTCTCTGCTCTGGTGGGCTTGGCAACTGTGGCATTTCTGGTTTTTGACATCAGATCCACAGGAGGAGAACACAAGAAACCAATTTTATAA